In Mercenaria mercenaria strain notata chromosome 13, MADL_Memer_1, whole genome shotgun sequence, a single window of DNA contains:
- the LOC123529812 gene encoding caveolin-1-like, whose product MAAENNGGEIKLTVGEEKVTTADVTKGEELDLQHRDPEHLHDHVKIQFHDVFGEPDETVFSFDFIWKLAFKLFTNVKLWCYRITSLICGLPLAICWGIYFALLSFCAIWCCEPYMKAYAIELGCIRRLFNTCLNAFCRPCFEVMGYCFYNIRIQKA is encoded by the exons ATGGCAGCAGAAAACAATGGCGGTGAGATAAAGTTAACAGTGGGCGAGGAGAAGGTGACCACTGCAGACGTTACGAAAGGAGAAGAATTAGACCTGCAGCACCGAGATCCCGAACATTTACATGATCACGTTAAG ATACAATTCCACGACGTGTTTGGAGAACCCGATGAAACAGTCTTTTCCTTTGACTTTATTTGGAAATTGGCATTCAAG CTGTTCACGAATGTGAAGTTGTGGTGCTACAGAATTACGTCACTGATATGCGGTTTGCCTCTGGCAATTTGTTGGGGAATCTACTTTGCGTTGCTGTCATTCTGCGCTATCTGGTGCTGTGAGCCGTACATGAAAGCCTATGCGATAGAACTCGGCTGTATACGAAGACTCTTCAACACTTGCCTAAATGCGTTCTGCAGACCATGCTTTGAAGTGATGGGATACTGTTTTTACAACATTAGAATACAGAAAGCATAG